TTTAGAAAGAGGTTAATCAATGACTATTCCAGAACAAATTATTGCTAAAATTAAAGCTTACCAAACGATTATGATTCATCGTCATGTCAATCCAGATCCAGATGCGATTGGTTCGCAAGTGGGGTTGGCTGAAGTGATTCGTAATAGCTATCCCGATAAAAAGGTTTACCAAGTCGGTAGTGATACCGGCAACTTAGCTTGGTTAGCCAATGCGCAACCAATTGATCCGGCTTTATACCAAGGTGCGTTGGTGATTACAACTGATGCTGCCAATACCCCCCGGATTAGTGGCGAAGATTATAACCAAGGGGATTACTTGATTAAAATTGATCATCATCCCAACGACGAACCTTATGGGGATTTAAATTGGGTGTTACCAGATGCGTCTAGCACTTCCGAAATTATTGTCGATATGATCAACGATAGCCAAGGCCAATTACAATTGAATCAAGCAGCCGCTCGTGTGCTTTACGCCGGGATTGTGGGCGATACTGGGCGTTTCATGTTTAATTCAACGACACCGCACACAATGACTTGTGCCGCGCAACTAATGACGTTTGACATTCAACATGATAAGATTAATCAACGGATGAACGAGATTACACTCGAACAAGCAAAGTTACAAGGTTACTTATTTGATCAATTGCAGGTTAATGACGACCAAGTGGCTTATCTGGTTGTGGACCAAGAAACGCAAAAACGTTTGAATGTATCAGCCCAACAGGTTCATTCAATTGTCGGCACACCTGGCCGATTAAAAGGTGTGTTAACGTGGGTCATTTTTGTCCAACAAGACGACGGCACTTATCGCGTTCACTTCCGTTCTAAAGGGCCAATCATTAATGAATTGGCTAAGCAACATGACGGTGGTGGGCATCCGCTTGCCAGCGGGGCCAAAGCAGCGGATCAAGCTGAAATTGACACGATTATTACGGCATTATCAGCGCTTGCTGCTGATTACACAGCACAGTAACAGATACTTTTTTGACGGATTTAAACAATAGAAAGCAGGACTTTATGGATAATCAATTTACACAATTCAATCTAAAACCAGAAATCATTACGGCTTTAGACGAGATGCACTTTACAAAACCAACGGCGGTTCAACGCCGTGTGATTCCAGCCATCAACGCTGGTAAGAGTGTTATCGGACAATCACAAACAGGGAGTGGGAAGACTCATGCCTTCTTATTACCACTTTTAAATAAGTTAGTCCCTGAAAAAGACGAAGTTCAAATCGTCATCACAGCCCCTAGTCGGGAATTGGCTTACCAAATTTATACGGCCGCTGAATTAATCACAAAGCATATGACTGGTGATATTCGGATTGGTCGCTACGTTGGTGGGACTGATAAACAACGTCAAATCGAAAAATTACAACAACATCAACCACAAATCGTGATTGGGACACCTGGTCGGATTTTAGATTTGATCACAAGCAAGGCACTTAAGATTTATACAGCTAAAACATTAGTGATTGATGAAGCTGATATGACGCTTGATATGGGCTTTTTGAAGCCAGTTGATAATATTGCAAGCCGGTTACCAGAAGACTTACAAATGATGGTCTTTTCAGCAACGATTCCTGATAAATTACAACCGTTCTTACAAAAATACATGCATAACCCAGTAATTGAAGAAGTGAAGAATGAAACGATCATTAGCCCAACGATTGAAAACTGGTTGGTGCCAACTAAGGGTAAAGCCCTCAATCAAACAATCTATTCATTAATCACAATGGGCCATCCATTCATGGTCTTGATCTTTGCAAATACCAAGAGCAAGGTTGATGACATCCATCATTATCTCCAATCACAAGGGTTGAAGGTTGCTAAGATTCATGGTGATATTCCACCACGTCAACGGAAACGGATTATGAAGGAAGTTCATAATCTTGATTATCAATACGTTGTGGCGACTGATTTAGCCGCTCGTGGGATTGATATCGAAGGGATTAGCATGGTCATCAATGCCGAAGTACCACGCGAAGATTTAGAATTCTTCGTGCATCGTGTGGGTCGGACAGGCCGGAATGGTCTTAAGGGCACTGCGATTACACTTTATGGTCCAGATGACGAACAAGCTGTTGCACAAATCGAAGCAATGGGGATTAAGTTCACACCCAAAGCCTTTAAAGATGGCGAATTGGTGACTTCTTATGACCGTAACCGTCGTAAAAAACGGGTTGCAACAACGCATGAATTAGATGTTAACTTAAAAGGCTTTGTTAAAAAAGCCAAAATCAAGCGTAAGCCTGGTTACAAGAAAAAGATTAAAGAAGCAATCCAAAAAGATGCGCGTCAAAAACGTCGGATTGAACAACGTGTTGAGATGCGTGAACGTAAGCGTAATAATAAGAAACAAAATCAAAAATAATAACCGTTAATGAGTTTATAAATGAGGTGTTGTCATGGTACATGAAAATGACTTGCAATTACCAAATTGGTTACAACTATCGGAACAAGCCCGGCGCGCTAATTTTGGCCAGGTTTTACGGTATTTTGTCAGCCCGCTAGTTACCATTGAAGGGATTCAACCGGAAGTGGTCCAAGCTGGTCGATTAACGTTTAAGACATACAGTGCTTGGTTTTCGGGTGAGCAATTTATCTTCATTCCGGCACAATCAGCTGTTAGTTTAGGTTGGTCATTGGGGGCGGATAAACTGGCACCGAGTGAATGGTTTGCCCAAACTAATCGGCAACTGGCTGCTAACGAAGGCCAACTTTGGGCGGATAAAACGGATGTGGATACTTATATTGACCAACTCACGACACCGAGTCGGATGGTTAATATGCCAGCTTTATTGGTAGCTCGAGAGTCCGTCCCAAGTGGCTGGTTAGCGCAAGGGCGCTATTCATCAATCACACGACATTTTACGGGCAATCAACTGTTCTTCAGTCGCTTTCAAGCTGAGATTCAAAATGGGTTATACCGAGCACAGCCGGAGACACCGTTGTTAGAGACGGCACACTTAGTGTTACGACTTTTGGCAGACCAACAAGGCTATCAGGTTTTTGAAAAAACGCCGTTCACACAACAGCAACTCAGACAAGCATTGCGGCAACAAGGTTTTGATTTTGTCAGTGTTGATCAGTATGAATGGTTAAGAAGTGCGGGTGTGCCAACGTTATGGCCGACTGGCAATCACTTGCCACAACCAACGGCCGTATCAGCGGCTTCGTTTGGTCTAGATTTTGCGGCTGACCAACAGGCGTACGAGTTGACGACTGATCCACTTATTTACAAGGGTGGGCCGTGTGTCACTGGTGGTCGCTATCAACTTGAACGTCAGTTACCTAGCTCGCCATTTTATGAATCAGGCGTGCCAACTGCGTTGATGGGCAATACTGATCTTGCGACGCGTTATCGGCGCACAATCACTGTTGCACTCGAGTAGTTGACAAGTGGTGAATTATTTTCTATACTTTTGAAGTGCTGGGATATACGTTAATCACTAGAACGACAGGAACAAGACCCTTGACTGAGAGGTGTTGACGACGGATTGACGCGCTCCCCAACGCCTAAATAATTGAATAAACTCATAAAGAGGTTAACGACTAACATCGTTGCAATCAAGGTGGTACCGCGCTTTTGCGTCCTTGAATTTGCAGCGGTGTT
This DNA window, taken from Latilactobacillus sakei, encodes the following:
- a CDS encoding ATP-dependent helicase, whose translation is MDNQFTQFNLKPEIITALDEMHFTKPTAVQRRVIPAINAGKSVIGQSQTGSGKTHAFLLPLLNKLVPEKDEVQIVITAPSRELAYQIYTAAELITKHMTGDIRIGRYVGGTDKQRQIEKLQQHQPQIVIGTPGRILDLITSKALKIYTAKTLVIDEADMTLDMGFLKPVDNIASRLPEDLQMMVFSATIPDKLQPFLQKYMHNPVIEEVKNETIISPTIENWLVPTKGKALNQTIYSLITMGHPFMVLIFANTKSKVDDIHHYLQSQGLKVAKIHGDIPPRQRKRIMKEVHNLDYQYVVATDLAARGIDIEGISMVINAEVPREDLEFFVHRVGRTGRNGLKGTAITLYGPDDEQAVAQIEAMGIKFTPKAFKDGELVTSYDRNRRKKRVATTHELDVNLKGFVKKAKIKRKPGYKKKIKEAIQKDARQKRRIEQRVEMRERKRNNKKQNQK
- a CDS encoding DHH family phosphoesterase, giving the protein MTIPEQIIAKIKAYQTIMIHRHVNPDPDAIGSQVGLAEVIRNSYPDKKVYQVGSDTGNLAWLANAQPIDPALYQGALVITTDAANTPRISGEDYNQGDYLIKIDHHPNDEPYGDLNWVLPDASSTSEIIVDMINDSQGQLQLNQAAARVLYAGIVGDTGRFMFNSTTPHTMTCAAQLMTFDIQHDKINQRMNEITLEQAKLQGYLFDQLQVNDDQVAYLVVDQETQKRLNVSAQQVHSIVGTPGRLKGVLTWVIFVQQDDGTYRVHFRSKGPIINELAKQHDGGGHPLASGAKAADQAEIDTIITALSALAADYTAQ